The following proteins are encoded in a genomic region of Hymenobacter siberiensis:
- a CDS encoding IS5 family transposase translates to MEVLSKDMIRQWILPALTFSAHGRPSVVEPAELVEAILYKLKSGCQWRLLPVKQFFTGASLTWQGVYARFNAWRKDGSWQGVWLRLLRENGAHLDCSSVQLDGSHTPAKNGGEAVGYQGRKKARTTTALFLADNRGQPLACASPQAGNHHDTHQLNALFGEICASLEAANIPVAGLFLNADKAFDTQGFRQECARRDIEANIPRNRRAADWQTDDDTFFDPELYRRRVVVEHANAWLDGFKTLLVRYETSVGNWLAWHWLAFVVIFLRKINQKPTF, encoded by the coding sequence ATGGAAGTCCTGTCCAAAGATATGATTCGCCAATGGATTCTGCCCGCGCTCACCTTCTCCGCCCATGGCCGCCCCTCGGTCGTGGAGCCGGCCGAGTTGGTGGAAGCCATTCTCTACAAACTCAAAAGCGGCTGTCAATGGCGATTATTGCCTGTTAAACAGTTTTTTACGGGCGCATCGCTGACCTGGCAGGGCGTGTACGCCCGCTTTAATGCGTGGCGCAAGGACGGGTCCTGGCAAGGGGTATGGCTCCGCTTGTTGCGCGAAAACGGGGCCCATCTGGACTGTTCCAGCGTCCAACTCGACGGCAGCCACACGCCCGCCAAGAACGGCGGGGAGGCCGTCGGCTATCAGGGCCGCAAGAAAGCCCGTACCACCACAGCCCTCTTCTTGGCCGATAACCGGGGACAACCGCTGGCCTGCGCCAGCCCGCAGGCGGGCAACCACCACGACACCCACCAGCTCAACGCCTTGTTCGGGGAAATCTGCGCCTCGCTCGAAGCGGCCAATATTCCCGTCGCCGGGCTGTTTCTGAACGCCGACAAAGCCTTTGACACCCAAGGCTTTCGTCAGGAATGCGCCCGGCGCGACATCGAGGCCAACATTCCCCGCAACCGCCGCGCCGCCGACTGGCAGACCGACGACGACACCTTTTTCGACCCCGAACTCTACCGCCGCCGCGTCGTGGTCGAACACGCCAACGCCTGGCTCGACGGCTTTAAAACCTTGCTCGTGCGCTACGAAACCAGCGTCGGCAATTGGCTGGCCTGGCACTGGCTCGCCTTCGTCGTCATCTTTTTGCGAAAAATTAATCAAAAGCCGACTTTCTAA
- the proS gene encoding proline--tRNA ligase, whose protein sequence is MSKKLPTRQEDYSLWYNELVKRAGLAENSAVRGCMVIKPYGYAIWEKMQRQLDDMFKRTGHENAYFPLFVPKSLFEAEEKNAEGFAKECAVVTHYRLQTDPDRPGKLRVDPNAKLEEELVVRPTSEAIIWSTYKNWVQSYRDLPLLINQWANVVRWEMRTRLFLRTAEFLWQEGHTAHATAEEAVAETRQMLDVYAEFAEEHMALPVVKGVKTPNERFAGAEDTYCIEALMQDGKALQAGTSHFLGQNFAKAFDVQFANKEGVREYVWGTSWGVSTRLMGALVMAHSDDEGLVLPPKLAPIQVVIIPIYKTGELDALLERIKPIQMGLIARGISVKLDARDTERPGFKFAEWELKGVPVRLAIGARDLDAGMVEVVRRDTKEKMSLPLADIVASVDQLLTDIQTNIYERAKNFRATHTTRVDSYDEFKRMLDEEPGFLLAHYDGTSETEERIKEETKATVRCIPLNEADEEGICMVTGKPSPRRVYFARAY, encoded by the coding sequence ATGAGCAAAAAGTTGCCTACCCGCCAGGAAGATTATTCACTCTGGTATAACGAGTTAGTGAAGCGCGCCGGCCTGGCCGAAAACTCCGCCGTGCGCGGCTGCATGGTCATTAAGCCCTATGGCTACGCCATTTGGGAAAAAATGCAGCGCCAATTGGACGATATGTTCAAGCGCACCGGCCACGAAAATGCCTACTTCCCGCTCTTCGTACCCAAAAGCCTGTTTGAGGCCGAAGAAAAAAACGCCGAAGGCTTCGCCAAAGAGTGCGCTGTGGTAACCCACTACCGCCTACAGACCGACCCCGACCGCCCCGGCAAGCTGCGCGTCGACCCCAACGCCAAGCTCGAAGAAGAGTTGGTGGTGCGCCCCACTTCGGAGGCCATCATCTGGAGCACGTATAAGAACTGGGTGCAGAGCTACCGCGACCTGCCGCTGCTCATCAACCAGTGGGCCAACGTGGTGCGCTGGGAAATGCGTACCCGCCTGTTCCTGCGCACCGCCGAGTTCCTGTGGCAGGAAGGGCACACCGCCCACGCCACCGCCGAGGAAGCCGTGGCCGAAACCCGCCAGATGCTCGACGTGTACGCCGAGTTTGCCGAGGAGCATATGGCCCTGCCCGTGGTGAAGGGCGTGAAAACCCCCAACGAGCGGTTCGCCGGCGCCGAGGACACTTATTGCATCGAGGCGCTGATGCAGGACGGCAAAGCCCTGCAGGCCGGCACCAGCCACTTCCTGGGCCAGAACTTCGCCAAGGCGTTCGACGTGCAGTTTGCCAACAAGGAAGGTGTGCGCGAATACGTGTGGGGTACCAGTTGGGGCGTGAGCACCCGCCTGATGGGTGCCCTCGTAATGGCTCACTCCGACGATGAAGGCCTGGTGCTGCCGCCCAAGCTGGCCCCCATTCAGGTGGTCATCATTCCCATCTACAAAACCGGCGAGCTTGATGCCCTGCTGGAGCGCATCAAACCCATTCAGATGGGCCTGATTGCCCGGGGAATTTCGGTGAAGCTGGACGCGCGCGACACCGAGCGCCCCGGCTTCAAGTTTGCCGAGTGGGAACTGAAGGGCGTGCCCGTGCGCCTGGCCATCGGCGCGCGCGACCTCGACGCCGGCATGGTGGAAGTGGTGCGCCGCGACACCAAGGAGAAAATGAGCCTGCCCCTGGCCGACATCGTGGCCAGCGTAGACCAGCTGCTCACCGACATTCAGACCAACATCTACGAGCGCGCCAAAAATTTCCGCGCCACCCACACCACCCGCGTGGATAGCTACGACGAGTTCAAGCGGATGCTGGACGAGGAGCCTGGCTTCCTGCTGGCCCACTACGACGGCACCTCCGAAACCGAGGAGCGTATTAAGGAGGAAACCAAAGCCACCGTGCGCTGCATTCCACTAAATGAAGCCGACGAAGAAGGCATTTGCATGGTAACGGGCAAGCCCAGCCCGCGCCGCGTCTACTTCGCCCGCGCCTACTAG